One genomic window of Thermodesulfobacteriota bacterium includes the following:
- a CDS encoding cytochrome c biogenesis protein CcdA: MESIPMQPQQDISALIAFTAGVLSFVSPCVLPLVPSYLTYITGVSFKDLSDESQGTRIRWRTLLHSLCFITGFSAIFILMGASASYLGQILVEYQSWIMRGGGILIILLGIHFTGLVQIPFLQAEKRFEMKKKPLGYFGSFLVGVVFAAGWTPCIGPILSTILIYASTAQKMTTGILLLTAYSLGLGLPFLLSSLAFNSFLSVFNWVKRYMRWITLASGIFLILIGLLFLTDTFRELNTFFNELASP, encoded by the coding sequence ATGGAATCGATTCCCATGCAGCCCCAGCAGGACATCTCCGCCCTCATTGCCTTCACCGCCGGCGTCCTCTCCTTCGTGTCGCCTTGTGTCCTCCCCCTGGTTCCTTCTTACCTGACCTACATCACCGGCGTCTCCTTCAAGGATCTGTCGGATGAAAGCCAGGGCACCCGGATTCGATGGAGGACCTTGCTCCATTCCCTCTGCTTCATCACGGGGTTCTCCGCGATCTTCATCCTCATGGGGGCCTCCGCCTCCTATTTAGGTCAGATCTTGGTGGAATATCAGTCCTGGATCATGAGGGGAGGGGGGATTCTGATCATCCTCCTGGGGATCCATTTTACGGGCCTCGTCCAGATCCCTTTTCTTCAGGCGGAAAAGCGATTCGAAATGAAGAAGAAGCCCCTCGGCTATTTCGGCTCCTTCCTGGTGGGCGTGGTCTTTGCAGCGGGGTGGACGCCCTGCATCGGCCCCATCCTCTCCACCATCCTCATCTATGCCAGCACGGCTCAAAAAATGACGACGGGCATCCTCCTTCTCACGGCCTACTCCCTCGGGCTCGGCCTTCCCTTCCTCCTCTCCTCCCTGGCCTTCAACTCTTTCCTCTCGGTCTTCAACTGGGTCAAACGGTATATGCGATGGATCACCCTGGCAAGCGGGATCTTCCTGATCCTCATCGGCCTCCTCTTTTTGACCGACACCTTCCGTGAGCTCAACACCTTCTTCAATGAGCTGGCCAGCCCCTGA
- a CDS encoding MTH1187 family thiamine-binding protein, whose amino-acid sequence MAILDVSVVPIGTPGTSLSPYVAECVKVLQKEKKIKHELTSMGSNLEGDLKDLIRVVMKMHETPFKKGAKRVLTTIRIDDRRDKKGTMEGKKKSVEMKLKKR is encoded by the coding sequence ATGGCCATCTTGGATGTCAGCGTCGTTCCCATCGGAACTCCGGGCACCAGCCTCAGCCCTTATGTGGCGGAGTGCGTCAAGGTTTTGCAGAAGGAGAAGAAGATCAAACATGAGCTCACCTCCATGGGGTCGAACCTCGAGGGCGACCTGAAGGATCTGATCCGCGTGGTGATGAAGATGCATGAAACTCCCTTCAAAAAGGGAGCCAAACGGGTCCTCACCACCATCCGGATCGACGACCGCCGGGACAAGAAGGGTACGATGGAGGGAAAGAAGAAGTCGGTCGAAATGAAGCTGAAAAAGAGGTGA
- a CDS encoding MBL fold metallo-hydrolase, whose amino-acid sequence MKIKYYGHAAFLITSDQGTKIILDPYEPGAFGGQLSYGKIPDSADIVLTSHDHADHNHTKGLPGNPEVVKGKGVKTVKGISIKGVPTYHDPSKGKERGENVVFNLLVDGLQVCHLGDLGHVLEEKELQEIGPVDILLIPVGGYFTIDAKEATQIVNRMKPRVVIPMHFKTEKCAFPIAPVEDFLKDKPSFKRAGSNEITYNQASLPAQTEIVVLDPAL is encoded by the coding sequence ATGAAGATCAAATATTACGGCCATGCCGCTTTTCTCATCACCTCGGACCAGGGGACGAAGATCATCCTCGATCCTTATGAGCCAGGGGCCTTCGGGGGACAGCTCTCCTACGGAAAGATTCCGGATTCGGCCGACATCGTCCTCACCAGTCACGACCATGCCGACCACAACCACACGAAGGGCCTTCCCGGAAATCCGGAGGTGGTCAAGGGAAAAGGCGTAAAGACGGTCAAAGGGATCTCGATCAAAGGCGTTCCCACCTATCACGATCCCTCCAAAGGGAAGGAGAGGGGGGAGAACGTGGTCTTCAACCTCCTCGTCGATGGCCTTCAGGTCTGCCATCTCGGAGACCTAGGCCATGTCTTGGAAGAAAAGGAGCTCCAGGAGATCGGGCCCGTCGATATCCTCCTGATCCCCGTGGGCGGCTACTTCACCATCGACGCAAAAGAGGCGACCCAGATCGTCAACCGGATGAAACCGAGGGTGGTCATTCCCATGCATTTCAAGACGGAGAAGTGCGCCTTTCCGATTGCACCGGTGGAAGATTTTCTGAAGGACAAACCCTCCTTCAAGCGGGCCGGGAGCAACGAGATCACTTATAATCAGGCCTCCCTGCCGGCCCAGACGGAGATCGTCGTTCTCGACCCTGCCCTATAA
- the hpt gene encoding hypoxanthine phosphoribosyltransferase, whose amino-acid sequence MESRALRLLLSSEEIARVVKDLADRISLDYEGRELILVCILKGAFLFLSDLIRLLRIPVKVDFVRLASYGSGTTSSGNVEITKDIEIPVEGKDVLIVEDIVDSGRTLRFLKDRLKLSRPRSVRICALLDKKARREVDVTVDYVGREIENVFVVGYGIDFNEQYRNLPEIYYLTSSPGDGP is encoded by the coding sequence ATGGAATCCCGGGCACTCCGTCTCCTCCTGTCCTCGGAAGAAATCGCTCGGGTCGTGAAAGACCTGGCAGATCGAATCTCCCTCGATTACGAGGGGAGGGAGTTAATCCTCGTTTGCATCCTCAAGGGAGCCTTTCTCTTCCTTTCGGATCTGATTCGCCTGCTCCGAATTCCGGTGAAGGTCGACTTCGTCCGCCTGGCCAGCTACGGGTCGGGCACCACCTCCTCGGGCAACGTGGAGATCACCAAAGATATCGAAATCCCCGTCGAGGGAAAGGATGTCCTCATCGTGGAGGATATCGTAGACAGCGGACGGACCCTCCGTTTTCTCAAAGATCGCCTCAAGCTCTCCCGGCCCCGATCGGTCAGGATCTGTGCCCTTCTCGACAAAAAGGCCCGAAGAGAGGTCGATGTCACCGTAGACTATGTCGGGAGAGAGATCGAGAACGTCTTTGTCGTCGGCTACGGCATCGATTTCAATGAGCAGTATCGCAACCTCCCAGAAATCTACTACCTCACATCCTCCCCAGGGGATGGGCCGTAG
- a CDS encoding ABC transporter substrate-binding protein yields the protein MGRRSVALFLLGLLLLAFFPDSVFSQSRGKNLDEGQLFREGEELLSKGEVERALWRFKRLIAEHPKSPLIHEAKFRMGLCYTQLKRPKEALRILNELLPTFMTPQRMVQVFTLLGDNALEIRDRAQALSWYEKGLQVSGQPQEELKRKIRAIIDSMESEEELNEVEWGHRGTYAGGYAKWRLAQKAKQSGYEAIAKKLVAEVEREYSRMDYVAQRREGMEAPPPPNRSKYHVGVLLPLSGIHKPFGHKALQAIQLAFKEKGSKEKLAFASLMVRDTKGEPAEVEKGIDELVRHEKAIAVIGPLLSLEVDRAARKARELKVPLISLSQKGPMEGRGDFVFQNSLTPEDQVQTLVAFAIQELELRSFAVFYPNSPYGHHFKNLFHQEVGRRGGRVVGTVIYQEDQTDFRQEIRGFFRVETLPKQGEGKRAEAFKQGVFVDGLFVPDSADRAGTILGQLAYYEIRGTTFLGTNAWNGPDLVKMGGRGAEGAFFVDAFSKTPSVKSFVEEFLREYQREPDTLEALAFDGANLLRKILQTKSPSSPQAVRDELLRSVGFEGVSGLKGFNGEGKAIRVLSILRVKNGRIEHFSP from the coding sequence ATGGGCCGTAGGTCGGTCGCCCTCTTTCTCCTCGGCCTCCTCCTATTGGCCTTCTTTCCCGATTCGGTCTTTTCACAATCTCGCGGCAAGAACCTCGACGAGGGTCAGCTTTTCCGGGAGGGGGAGGAACTCCTTTCAAAAGGAGAGGTCGAGAGGGCCCTATGGCGGTTCAAAAGGTTGATCGCCGAACATCCCAAAAGCCCCCTCATCCACGAAGCCAAATTCAGGATGGGCCTCTGCTATACCCAGTTGAAACGGCCCAAGGAGGCCCTCCGGATCTTGAACGAGCTCCTCCCTACCTTCATGACCCCTCAACGGATGGTCCAGGTCTTCACGCTTCTCGGTGACAATGCCCTCGAAATCAGAGATCGAGCCCAGGCCCTCTCCTGGTACGAGAAAGGCCTTCAGGTGTCCGGGCAGCCCCAGGAGGAGTTGAAGCGGAAGATCAGGGCCATCATCGATTCGATGGAGTCGGAGGAGGAGCTCAACGAGGTGGAGTGGGGCCATCGCGGGACCTACGCCGGGGGTTATGCCAAATGGCGATTGGCCCAGAAGGCGAAGCAGTCGGGATACGAGGCGATCGCCAAGAAGCTTGTGGCCGAGGTCGAGCGTGAGTACTCCAGGATGGACTATGTCGCCCAGAGGAGAGAAGGGATGGAGGCCCCTCCCCCCCCAAACAGATCGAAATACCACGTCGGTGTCCTTCTCCCTTTAAGCGGCATCCATAAACCCTTCGGCCACAAGGCCCTCCAGGCCATTCAACTGGCTTTTAAAGAGAAGGGCTCAAAAGAAAAGTTGGCCTTCGCATCGCTGATGGTTCGCGATACAAAGGGTGAGCCGGCTGAGGTAGAAAAAGGAATCGACGAACTGGTGAGGCACGAAAAGGCGATCGCCGTCATCGGACCTTTGCTCAGCCTCGAGGTGGACCGGGCGGCACGGAAGGCCAGGGAGCTTAAAGTCCCCCTGATCAGCCTTTCCCAGAAAGGACCTATGGAGGGCCGGGGAGACTTCGTCTTCCAGAATTCCCTCACCCCCGAAGATCAGGTCCAGACCCTCGTCGCTTTTGCAATCCAAGAACTCGAACTGCGAAGCTTTGCGGTCTTCTATCCCAATTCGCCCTATGGGCATCATTTTAAGAACCTCTTCCATCAGGAAGTCGGCCGGAGAGGCGGCCGGGTGGTAGGGACGGTCATCTATCAGGAGGATCAAACCGACTTTAGGCAGGAGATCAGGGGCTTCTTCAGGGTGGAGACCCTCCCGAAACAGGGAGAGGGAAAGCGAGCAGAGGCGTTCAAGCAAGGGGTCTTCGTCGATGGGCTCTTCGTGCCGGATTCGGCCGATCGGGCCGGGACGATCCTCGGCCAGTTGGCCTATTATGAGATCAGGGGGACCACTTTTTTGGGAACGAACGCATGGAACGGACCCGACCTCGTCAAGATGGGGGGGAGAGGCGCGGAAGGGGCCTTTTTCGTCGATGCCTTCTCGAAGACGCCCTCTGTGAAATCCTTCGTCGAGGAATTTCTGAGAGAGTACCAGCGGGAACCAGACACCCTCGAGGCCCTTGCCTTCGACGGAGCAAACCTCTTGAGAAAGATCCTCCAGACGAAATCCCCCTCCTCCCCCCAAGCGGTGAGAGACGAGCTCCTGAGGTCCGTGGGCTTCGAGGGAGTTTCCGGCTTAAAAGGATTTAACGGGGAGGGCAAGGCGATACGGGTCCTCTCGATCTTAAGGGTAAAAAACGGGCGAATCGAACACTTCTCGCCCTGA
- a CDS encoding endonuclease V, which produces MFQIDKPLHPWEVSTGEAIRIQERLRCLVEIENRFSTLRTIGGADVAYAKEEKRLSGGIAVLSLPELELLDWARAEGHITFPYLPGLFSFREGPILLEAFKTLRVRPDLLLFEGHGIAHPRQFGLASHLGLWLDLPTIGCSRNSLLEDYEPPGPSKGDFSWVYLRGKRVGAVLRTREGTKPIFVSPGHRVDLETSVQIVLGVSPKYRIPEPLRKAHQVSRGGGSFNP; this is translated from the coding sequence TTGTTTCAGATCGACAAGCCCCTCCACCCGTGGGAAGTAAGCACCGGGGAAGCGATTCGGATTCAAGAGAGGCTGAGGTGCCTCGTTGAGATTGAAAATCGCTTTTCGACCCTCAGGACGATCGGAGGCGCCGATGTGGCCTACGCGAAGGAGGAAAAACGGCTCTCCGGCGGAATCGCCGTCCTCTCTCTTCCCGAGCTCGAGCTCCTCGATTGGGCAAGGGCGGAGGGCCACATCACCTTCCCATATCTCCCTGGCCTCTTCAGCTTTCGGGAGGGACCGATCCTCCTCGAGGCCTTCAAAACCCTTAGGGTGAGGCCAGACCTCCTCCTCTTCGAGGGCCACGGCATCGCCCATCCGAGGCAGTTCGGATTGGCCTCCCATCTGGGGCTCTGGCTCGACCTTCCCACCATCGGTTGCAGCCGGAACTCCCTGCTCGAGGATTACGAGCCCCCTGGTCCCTCAAAGGGGGATTTTTCTTGGGTCTACTTGCGGGGAAAGAGGGTGGGTGCCGTCCTCAGGACGAGGGAGGGAACCAAACCGATCTTCGTCTCTCCTGGCCACCGGGTCGATCTCGAGACCTCCGTCCAGATCGTCCTTGGAGTCTCCCCCAAATATCGAATCCCGGAGCCCCTGAGAAAAGCCCACCAGGTCTCACGAGGGGGAGGATCGTTCAACCCTTGA
- a CDS encoding pyridoxal phosphate-dependent aminotransferase codes for MVSRKAQEIPPFIVMDVLEKAQEMERRGEHIIHLEVGEPDFDTPQCISEAGYRAICEGKTHYTHSLGLLELREAIAEDYWKKYRVKVSPGQILVTSGTSPAMVLLFSALLDPGDEVILPNPYYPCYPNIIRFVDGRPLFVDVREEEGFQYLPEMIEEKLGPRVKGILINSPSNPTGNVMSPERMERIARFSPYIISDEIYHGLVYEGEAHTILEFTDRAFVINGFSKLYAMTGWRLGYLIAPPEFIRPMQKIQQNLFISASAFAQWAALTGLKQAGRDVERMRKTYDQRRRFLIPRLKELGFGITVEPTGAFYVLANAKRFSQDSYRFAFDILEKAKVAVTPGIDFGSNAEGYLRFCYANSMENLVEGMNRLERYLKG; via the coding sequence ATGGTTTCGAGAAAGGCCCAAGAGATCCCGCCCTTCATCGTCATGGACGTCCTGGAGAAGGCCCAGGAGATGGAGAGGAGAGGGGAGCACATCATCCATCTCGAGGTCGGAGAGCCCGATTTTGATACACCGCAGTGCATCAGCGAGGCCGGCTATCGGGCCATCTGCGAGGGAAAGACCCATTACACCCACAGCCTTGGCCTCCTCGAGTTGAGGGAGGCGATCGCCGAGGACTACTGGAAGAAGTATCGCGTGAAGGTCTCTCCCGGGCAGATCCTGGTGACCTCGGGGACCTCTCCGGCCATGGTCCTTCTCTTTTCCGCTTTGCTTGATCCGGGAGACGAGGTCATCCTCCCCAACCCTTACTACCCCTGCTATCCCAACATCATCCGCTTCGTGGACGGAAGGCCTCTCTTCGTGGACGTCCGAGAGGAAGAGGGATTCCAGTACCTACCGGAGATGATCGAGGAGAAACTGGGCCCGAGGGTGAAAGGCATTTTGATCAACTCTCCCTCCAATCCCACCGGCAACGTCATGTCACCGGAGCGGATGGAGAGGATCGCCCGATTCTCTCCCTACATCATCTCCGACGAGATTTACCATGGCCTCGTCTACGAGGGCGAGGCCCACACCATCCTTGAATTCACCGATCGGGCCTTCGTCATCAATGGATTTTCGAAGCTCTATGCGATGACGGGATGGAGGCTGGGGTACCTGATCGCGCCCCCGGAGTTCATCCGGCCCATGCAGAAGATCCAGCAGAACCTCTTCATCTCGGCCAGCGCCTTCGCCCAGTGGGCGGCCTTGACAGGATTGAAGCAGGCGGGGAGGGATGTCGAGAGGATGCGGAAGACCTATGACCAGCGGAGACGTTTCCTCATTCCACGTTTGAAGGAGCTTGGCTTCGGCATCACGGTCGAGCCCACGGGCGCTTTCTATGTGCTGGCCAATGCCAAAAGATTTTCACAGGACTCCTACCGATTCGCCTTCGACATCCTCGAGAAGGCCAAGGTGGCGGTGACGCCCGGGATCGACTTCGGGTCGAATGCGGAGGGCTACCTCCGCTTCTGCTATGCCAATTCCATGGAAAACCTCGTCGAGGGGATGAACCGGCTGGAGAGGTATCTCAAGGGTTGA
- a CDS encoding SAM-dependent chlorinase/fluorinase translates to MKAFRHPIVTLLTDFGTKDPYVASMKGVILGINPRCQVVDITHQIAPQDVVEGAFVLSNAFSYFPEGTVHVAVVDPEVGGKRHPVLIVTERYFFVGPDNGLFGFVLRKERMKEAYILTEKRFFLPRVSSTFHGRDIFSPVAGHLTLGVPPKAFGREAHSLKDLGFPVPQQRGRTLTGEVIHVDRFGNLITNIDRATLLDFSGGGPIRLSVSKRKIEGIRTSYWEGKKGELMALFGSSDLLEIAVREGSAQERLKGRRGDPVRIVPVGQR, encoded by the coding sequence ATGAAGGCCTTTCGGCACCCGATCGTCACCCTGCTTACCGATTTTGGAACGAAGGACCCTTACGTGGCCTCCATGAAGGGGGTGATCCTCGGGATCAATCCGCGGTGCCAGGTGGTCGACATCACCCACCAGATCGCTCCGCAGGATGTGGTGGAGGGGGCCTTCGTCCTCTCCAACGCCTTCTCCTACTTTCCAGAGGGCACGGTTCACGTAGCCGTGGTGGATCCGGAGGTGGGAGGCAAGAGGCATCCCGTCCTCATCGTCACCGAACGCTACTTCTTCGTGGGGCCTGACAACGGCCTTTTCGGCTTCGTCCTTCGAAAAGAGAGGATGAAGGAGGCTTATATCCTCACGGAAAAACGGTTCTTCCTCCCACGGGTGAGCAGCACCTTTCACGGCAGGGATATCTTCTCCCCAGTCGCCGGCCACCTGACCCTCGGCGTCCCTCCCAAGGCCTTCGGGAGGGAGGCCCATTCCCTGAAGGACCTCGGCTTTCCCGTTCCACAACAGAGGGGAAGGACCCTCACCGGAGAGGTGATCCATGTCGACCGTTTCGGAAACCTCATCACCAACATCGACCGCGCCACCCTGCTCGACTTCTCCGGTGGAGGCCCCATCCGGCTGAGCGTTTCGAAGAGAAAGATCGAGGGGATTCGGACGTCCTACTGGGAAGGAAAAAAGGGGGAGTTGATGGCCCTCTTCGGAAGCAGCGATCTCCTTGAGATCGCCGTTAGGGAGGGAAGCGCCCAGGAGAGGTTAAAAGGAAGGAGAGGGGACCCGGTCAGGATCGTCCCTGTTGGCCAAAGATAA
- the mtnA gene encoding S-methyl-5-thioribose-1-phosphate isomerase gives MGFQTIQWKGDAVKILDQRRLPAQVRYLSCKEPASVAMAIKEMAIRGAPAIGVAAAMGIALAARKSQAVRLEDLRREVEEACGMMSRTRPTAVNLFWAIERMRKVLERPGPFELDDLKSQLVEEALRIYQEDLNVNRKIGENGKGLVRDGQGVLTHCNAGALATAGYGTALGVIRAAWAGGKRFHVYVNETRPLFQGARLTAWELSQEGIPCTVITDSAAGVLMKEKRVHLVLVGADRIALNGDAANKIGTYGLAILASWHRIPFYVAAPSSTLDHRLRSGREIPIEERSEEEVTRIDGKRIAPSKVPAYNPAFDVTPHPLIKAIITEKGLIKPPFFRNLKRLAWR, from the coding sequence ATGGGCTTTCAAACGATCCAATGGAAGGGCGACGCCGTGAAGATCCTCGACCAGAGGAGGCTTCCGGCCCAAGTCCGCTATCTTTCCTGTAAAGAGCCGGCCTCCGTGGCCATGGCCATCAAAGAGATGGCCATCCGAGGGGCTCCGGCCATCGGAGTGGCGGCGGCCATGGGTATCGCCCTTGCCGCGAGAAAGAGCCAGGCGGTTCGTTTGGAGGATTTGAGGAGGGAGGTTGAAGAGGCCTGCGGGATGATGTCTCGGACCCGGCCCACTGCCGTCAACCTCTTCTGGGCCATCGAGCGGATGAGGAAGGTCCTCGAACGACCCGGCCCCTTCGAATTAGACGATTTGAAATCGCAGCTTGTGGAGGAGGCGCTGCGGATTTACCAGGAAGACCTCAATGTGAACCGGAAGATCGGGGAAAATGGAAAGGGACTCGTCCGAGACGGACAGGGCGTTCTCACCCACTGCAACGCGGGCGCGCTGGCCACCGCCGGTTACGGAACGGCCCTCGGGGTGATCAGGGCGGCCTGGGCCGGGGGAAAGAGATTCCATGTCTACGTCAACGAGACCCGTCCCCTCTTTCAGGGGGCGCGGCTGACGGCCTGGGAGCTCTCCCAGGAGGGGATTCCCTGCACCGTGATCACCGACAGCGCGGCAGGCGTCCTCATGAAGGAGAAGAGGGTCCATCTCGTTTTGGTCGGGGCCGACCGGATCGCCCTCAATGGGGATGCGGCCAACAAGATCGGAACCTACGGCCTGGCCATCCTCGCCTCTTGGCACCGGATTCCCTTTTACGTGGCTGCGCCGAGCTCCACCCTGGATCACCGTCTCCGGTCAGGAAGGGAGATCCCCATCGAGGAGAGGTCCGAGGAAGAGGTGACCCGAATCGACGGGAAAAGGATCGCTCCGTCAAAGGTCCCGGCCTATAACCCTGCCTTCGACGTCACCCCCCATCCCCTCATCAAGGCCATCATTACCGAGAAAGGGTTGATCAAGCCACCCTTCTTCAGAAACCTGAAGAGGCTCGCTTGGAGATGA
- the gatB gene encoding Asp-tRNA(Asn)/Glu-tRNA(Gln) amidotransferase subunit GatB, which produces MEYEPVIGLEVHAQLLTRSKMFCGCSTAFGEEPNSQACPVCTGQPGSLPVINRKAVEFAIRLGLATHCRIAPYSLFARKNYFYPDLPKGYQISMYEHPLALDGYIEIDVQGAKKRIRIQRIHMEEDAGKLKHGETAETARFSYVDFNRTGVPLVEIVSGPDIRSPQEAGEYLRRLRAILQYLEVCTGDMEKGTFRCDANVSVRPKGRAAFGTRTELKNMNSFRHVEKALEYEIARQIRLLEEGEEIVQETRLWDANQNITVSMRGKEEAHDYRYFPDPDLVPLKIDERWIEEIRRSLPELPDQRRERFVRDYGLPDYDAEILTSTKALANYFEEAVRLFPDPKTVSNWMMGDLLRALKQDDRDVDQCPVTPVHLSAMLAMIKDGTISGKIAKEVFVEMYRTGELPEKIVKERGWVQIIDPEAIERAIGRVLEANPKLVEDFKKGKEKVFGFLVGEVMRETQGKANPKLVNELLRKRLKD; this is translated from the coding sequence GTGGAATACGAGCCCGTCATCGGCCTTGAGGTCCATGCCCAGCTTCTTACACGATCGAAGATGTTCTGCGGCTGTTCCACGGCCTTCGGGGAGGAGCCCAACAGCCAGGCCTGTCCGGTCTGCACGGGGCAGCCTGGCTCGCTTCCCGTGATCAACCGGAAGGCCGTCGAGTTTGCCATCCGACTGGGTCTGGCCACCCACTGCCGGATCGCCCCTTACAGCCTTTTCGCCCGGAAGAACTACTTCTATCCCGACCTTCCCAAAGGGTATCAGATCTCGATGTACGAGCATCCCCTGGCGTTGGATGGCTACATCGAGATCGACGTCCAGGGTGCGAAGAAGAGGATCCGGATCCAGCGGATCCACATGGAGGAGGATGCGGGCAAGCTGAAGCACGGGGAGACGGCCGAGACCGCCCGTTTCAGCTACGTCGACTTCAACCGCACCGGCGTCCCTCTGGTCGAGATCGTAAGCGGTCCGGACATCCGTTCACCCCAGGAGGCAGGTGAGTATCTGAGGAGGCTGAGGGCCATTCTCCAGTATCTTGAGGTCTGCACGGGTGACATGGAGAAGGGGACCTTTCGCTGCGATGCCAATGTCTCGGTCCGGCCGAAGGGAAGGGCGGCCTTCGGAACGCGAACGGAGTTGAAGAACATGAACTCCTTCCGCCACGTGGAGAAGGCCCTCGAATACGAGATCGCCCGGCAGATCCGGTTGCTCGAAGAGGGGGAGGAGATCGTCCAGGAGACGAGGCTCTGGGATGCCAACCAGAACATCACCGTCTCCATGAGGGGGAAGGAGGAGGCCCACGACTACCGGTATTTCCCCGATCCCGACCTCGTCCCCCTCAAGATCGACGAGCGATGGATCGAAGAGATCCGCCGGAGCCTTCCGGAACTTCCGGATCAGCGAAGAGAACGCTTTGTCCGGGACTACGGGCTCCCCGATTATGACGCCGAGATCCTGACCTCCACGAAGGCCCTGGCCAACTATTTTGAGGAGGCGGTCCGGCTCTTTCCGGATCCGAAGACGGTGAGCAACTGGATGATGGGAGATCTGCTCAGGGCCCTGAAGCAGGACGATCGCGACGTCGATCAGTGTCCCGTCACCCCGGTTCACCTTTCCGCCATGCTCGCCATGATCAAGGACGGAACGATCAGCGGCAAGATCGCCAAGGAGGTCTTTGTCGAGATGTACCGGACCGGCGAGCTTCCCGAAAAGATCGTCAAGGAGAGGGGCTGGGTCCAGATCATCGACCCGGAGGCGATCGAGAGGGCGATCGGAAGGGTCCTCGAAGCCAACCCGAAACTGGTCGAAGATTTCAAGAAAGGAAAGGAGAAGGTCTTCGGGTTCCTCGTGGGAGAGGTGATGAGGGAGACCCAGGGCAAGGCCAACCCGAAGCTGGTCAACGAGCTCCTCCGGAAGAGATTGAAGGATTGA
- a CDS encoding alpha/beta hydrolase, producing MVREERVTIPCRGIRLEGLLSLGEALSVKGGMVLCHPHPLYGGDMHNRVIAVSCEAAREEGYATLRFNFRGVGGSEGNYDEGIGEKEDVASAIEFLHSALNRRDVPLSFLGYSFGAWVGLPVAMNDPRVRKVVAISPPLEIYDFSYFKGFKGEKLILAGDRDEWCPLSRLKQWYETLDEPKSLTILEGADHFYSFQSNLITQPLRDFLRMGTSRY from the coding sequence ATGGTCAGAGAAGAAAGAGTCACGATCCCTTGCCGCGGAATCCGCCTGGAGGGCCTCCTCAGTTTGGGGGAGGCCCTTTCGGTGAAAGGTGGCATGGTCCTCTGCCATCCCCATCCCCTTTACGGAGGGGATATGCACAACCGGGTCATCGCCGTCTCTTGCGAAGCGGCTCGAGAAGAGGGATATGCGACCCTTCGCTTCAACTTCAGGGGTGTGGGAGGGAGCGAGGGGAACTATGACGAGGGCATAGGGGAAAAGGAGGATGTGGCCTCGGCCATCGAATTCCTCCATTCGGCCCTCAATCGCCGAGACGTCCCCTTGTCCTTTTTGGGCTACTCCTTCGGGGCCTGGGTCGGCCTACCCGTGGCGATGAATGACCCGCGGGTGAGAAAGGTGGTCGCCATCTCCCCTCCTCTGGAGATTTACGATTTCAGCTATTTCAAAGGGTTTAAGGGAGAGAAGCTCATCCTTGCAGGGGATCGGGATGAATGGTGCCCCCTTTCCCGTTTGAAGCAGTGGTATGAAACCCTCGATGAGCCCAAATCCCTGACCATCCTCGAAGGAGCCGACCACTTCTACTCTTTCCAGTCCAACCTGATCACCCAACCCCTCAGGGATTTTCTCCGCATGGGGACCTCCCGTTACTGA
- a CDS encoding HEPN domain-containing protein, whose translation MIERNKKVNIEEDMGQAREAQRAADLLFANGFIKDAISKLYYVLLYHVRGLLLTKGLEPRSHEGALRLFSLHFVKTGVFGAEDAHTYSKLMKYREEADYNLSYLFTKEDFLRLKNEAETLVLKITAHLRDKGYL comes from the coding sequence GTGATCGAGAGGAATAAGAAAGTTAACATCGAAGAAGATATGGGCCAAGCCAGGGAGGCTCAGAGAGCCGCAGATCTTCTCTTCGCCAACGGCTTCATTAAGGATGCGATTTCAAAACTCTATTATGTTCTCCTCTATCATGTCCGGGGACTGCTTCTGACAAAAGGGCTCGAACCCAGGAGCCATGAAGGGGCGCTTCGCCTATTCAGCCTCCATTTTGTTAAGACTGGGGTTTTTGGGGCAGAGGATGCCCACACTTATTCGAAGCTTATGAAATATCGAGAGGAGGCCGACTACAATCTTTCGTATCTTTTCACGAAAGAGGACTTCCTTCGTCTTAAAAACGAAGCCGAAACATTGGTTCTCAAAATAACGGCTCACCTAAGGGATAAAGGATACCTATAG